A genomic window from Periweissella cryptocerci includes:
- a CDS encoding ABC transporter ATP-binding protein produces MLDFKNVSLKHGTKTILTNVNLVVAPRKITTIIGPNGSGKTTMLKLLSQTLQPDQGRIVFADEKVAYLEQNNELFEPLTVTELLEIGLTNEVPDSEFMYRIIQRLGLVEMADQLVDELSGGQQQRVWLAYALCQRPDVILLDEPTAALDVHYQVELLNVLQEIQTEYNLTVVMVLHDLNQALHFSDFVWLVRGNGYVDRKTAQQCYDAELLSSVFQTPVQIIEIAGKRQVIVELS; encoded by the coding sequence ATGCTTGATTTTAAAAACGTTTCCCTGAAACATGGAACAAAAACGATATTAACAAATGTGAATTTGGTTGTCGCACCGCGCAAAATAACGACAATTATTGGCCCAAATGGTAGTGGTAAAACAACGATGCTTAAATTGCTAAGTCAAACGTTGCAACCAGATCAGGGGCGCATTGTATTTGCTGATGAAAAAGTGGCCTATCTGGAACAAAATAATGAGTTGTTTGAACCGCTGACGGTCACGGAATTACTAGAAATTGGGCTAACCAATGAAGTTCCTGATAGCGAATTTATGTACCGCATAATACAGCGCTTGGGACTGGTAGAGATGGCTGACCAATTAGTCGATGAATTATCAGGTGGTCAGCAACAGCGTGTCTGGCTGGCGTATGCACTTTGTCAACGCCCAGACGTGATTTTACTTGATGAACCAACTGCAGCATTGGATGTGCACTATCAAGTTGAGCTGTTGAACGTTTTACAAGAAATTCAAACTGAATATAATTTAACGGTGGTGATGGTGTTGCATGATTTGAATCAAGCATTACACTTTAGTGATTTTGTCTGGTTAGTTCGTGGAAATGGTTATGTCGATCGAAAAACAGCTCAACAATGTTATGATGCAGAATTGCTATCAAGTGTTTTTCAGACCCCAGTACAGATTATTGAGATTGCGGGTAAGCGCCAAGTAATAGTTGAATTGTCTTAA
- a CDS encoding iron ABC transporter permease — MRKLLMPILIGLLICSALVAIVVGSTHVRLDDLITGQTMAWQIVGQLRIPRILTAIIAGVILGVTGLLLQIVTRNSLVDSSILGLMNGTQFLSLLAGITVPNFFGGKVLAGALLGVVVVVMWRFIVWGRLQNYALILTGIALAMTFAALTELLDSGFNVNVSNLAVVTWSQVWVLGIILLASLIVLVLLSSHLKFYAVSAVQARQLGEDENRTTWFILLVVGLLIGGVTSVIGVVYFVGVILPQLAQLMLPRQSRLKLFVPTALLGALLLLNADTLARTILAPRELSATAILLVICGPVFIGLVLRKVKHA; from the coding sequence ATGAGAAAATTATTGATGCCAATTTTAATTGGGCTATTAATCTGCAGTGCATTGGTGGCAATTGTCGTGGGGAGCACGCATGTCCGCCTAGATGATTTAATTACTGGTCAAACTATGGCATGGCAGATTGTCGGGCAACTCAGAATTCCACGAATTTTAACAGCAATTATTGCCGGGGTTATTTTGGGCGTAACGGGACTATTACTACAAATTGTTACACGCAATTCACTAGTGGATAGTTCGATTTTAGGACTGATGAATGGCACTCAATTTCTAAGTTTGTTAGCTGGGATTACCGTACCCAATTTTTTTGGTGGTAAAGTTCTAGCGGGTGCACTCTTGGGTGTGGTGGTGGTTGTCATGTGGCGGTTCATTGTTTGGGGGCGATTACAGAATTATGCCTTGATTTTAACAGGAATTGCCTTAGCGATGACGTTTGCTGCCCTGACAGAATTATTAGATAGTGGGTTCAATGTTAACGTCAGTAACTTGGCTGTCGTGACTTGGTCACAAGTTTGGGTGCTCGGCATAATCTTATTAGCCAGCCTAATTGTGTTGGTACTCTTGAGCAGTCATTTGAAATTTTACGCGGTATCAGCAGTGCAAGCGCGGCAGTTAGGTGAAGACGAAAATAGGACGACGTGGTTTATCTTGTTAGTCGTAGGTTTATTAATTGGTGGTGTAACAAGCGTTATCGGTGTGGTGTATTTTGTTGGGGTGATTTTGCCACAACTGGCGCAACTAATGTTACCGCGCCAGAGTCGTTTGAAACTATTTGTGCCAACTGCACTACTGGGGGCGTTGCTACTATTGAATGCAGACACGCTAGCCCGCACGATTTTAGCACCGCGTGAATTATCAGCAACGGCGATTTTACTAGTAATTTGTGGACCAGTTTTTATTGGGTTAGTGTTAAGGAAGGTGAAGCATGCTTGA
- a CDS encoding copper homeostasis protein CutC: MTLLKEAVVENFTDIPAAVRNGAYRIELTDNMAVGGTTPSKGIIAEANKYLTEQNVELTVMIRARGGNFVYNDTEVKIMEADIFEAQQLGVDGVAFGAVTADGELDEETMEALIAATGGMNITMHMAFDALNPTSQLSAIDWLADHDVTRILTHGGALDTPIEDNFDRLKEYTEYAAGRLVILPGGGINADNMETVAAALNAKQVHGTKVVSYK; the protein is encoded by the coding sequence ATGACTTTATTAAAAGAAGCAGTTGTTGAAAATTTCACTGATATTCCTGCCGCCGTCCGTAACGGTGCTTACCGTATCGAATTAACTGACAACATGGCAGTTGGTGGTACAACCCCTTCAAAGGGTATAATTGCCGAAGCTAACAAATATCTCACGGAGCAAAACGTTGAATTAACCGTCATGATTCGGGCCCGCGGTGGTAACTTCGTCTACAACGATACTGAAGTTAAAATCATGGAAGCCGATATTTTTGAAGCCCAACAGCTTGGGGTTGATGGCGTAGCTTTTGGTGCAGTCACTGCCGACGGTGAACTTGATGAAGAAACCATGGAAGCTTTGATTGCTGCGACTGGTGGTATGAACATCACAATGCACATGGCTTTTGATGCCCTCAATCCAACTAGTCAGCTTTCAGCAATTGATTGGTTAGCTGATCACGATGTTACGCGAATTCTTACTCACGGTGGCGCCCTCGATACACCTATCGAAGATAATTTTGATCGTCTGAAGGAATACACGGAATATGCCGCTGGTCGGCTTGTGATTTTACCTGGTGGTGGCATTAACGCTGACAACATGGAAACTGTTGCCGCAGCACTTAATGCCAAGCAAGTTCACGGCACCAAGGTTGTCTCATACAAGTAA
- a CDS encoding transposase: MSQDNCILRELNLKDKNIHFTDNEAGEWNYFDYRGRGDKRHKCLIYTANLTYSVSRCSDCGFRDCVEHWGWTSTEMRLTGTSLWDVRLALRKQRFHCKNCGNTFTAASSDFEKNCQISRNTKVIVKQNLNEDMMTEKTVAKHLHISPNSVQRIEYDAIYEAEQYKYQYNFKQQLPKLFSMDEFRLSQ, encoded by the coding sequence ATGTCCCAAGACAATTGTATCTTACGTGAGTTAAATTTAAAAGATAAAAACATCCATTTTACCGACAATGAAGCAGGAGAATGGAACTATTTTGATTATCGTGGTCGCGGAGACAAGCGACATAAATGCTTAATTTATACCGCTAATTTAACCTATTCCGTTAGCCGATGCAGTGACTGTGGTTTTCGTGATTGCGTCGAGCACTGGGGGTGGACTTCAACCGAGATGCGACTCACTGGCACGAGCTTGTGGGATGTGCGCTTAGCGCTGCGTAAACAACGTTTTCACTGTAAGAATTGTGGTAATACATTTACAGCAGCGTCATCCGACTTCGAAAAGAACTGCCAAATTTCACGAAACACGAAAGTAATCGTAAAACAGAATCTAAACGAAGATATGATGACAGAAAAAACTGTAGCTAAGCACCTTCATATCTCACCTAATTCTGTACAACGAATCGAATATGACGCAATATACGAGGCGGAACAATACAAGTATCAATACAATTTTAAACAACAATTACCGAAGCTATTTTCCATGGATGAGTTCCGCCTCAGCCAATGA
- a CDS encoding DUF2399 domain-containing protein, with product MMSKKQNNLFNLQAYVSQVFVTNNSRIPARLQVPSNFEKVVNLFLIEHQVAPTFRLRKQDEITHDEWVKIFFQAGIIQEKSKKQLKVYLSREATQSGLKALPSNRIQNKERQLAFSKYMRSLAPLVARKVSSYTKFSDWEKGYIRTGQIPDDLALAVKIFTQLNQLTPATKLSLKHFSVMVTNDSHELPDKKGSFVKKLLVDWYQAMIDDDLTTMTSQEIDEAAFSFNNLIEPNTDTQFNNFIVNQQLQKFSIFSRYNLQHAMIATPNNQAIWIIENKAYAEELMYQYPEKSIITASGSLPHLVGQMINRLAKLHVKVYYSGDLDVNGINLAMIAKQQVPTLEFLGMSAAAFEAAPIYLAQNSDVKLKYDLATETSLKGLYEQIIKTKQIVEQETLSEIYELQLNTNHNKTRKEEQNGRTV from the coding sequence ATGATGAGTAAAAAGCAAAATAATTTATTTAATTTGCAAGCATATGTCTCGCAAGTGTTTGTTACGAATAATTCACGGATACCAGCACGGTTACAAGTGCCGAGCAATTTTGAAAAAGTAGTTAACTTATTTTTGATTGAGCATCAAGTTGCACCAACATTTCGATTACGTAAACAAGATGAAATTACACATGATGAATGGGTGAAGATTTTTTTCCAAGCCGGGATAATTCAGGAAAAAAGTAAGAAACAATTAAAGGTTTACTTGTCGCGCGAGGCAACACAAAGTGGCTTGAAAGCGTTACCAAGTAATCGAATTCAGAATAAAGAACGACAGCTTGCATTTAGCAAATATATGCGTAGTTTAGCACCACTTGTTGCACGAAAAGTTAGTAGTTATACCAAATTCTCAGATTGGGAAAAAGGGTATATTCGGACCGGGCAGATTCCTGATGATTTAGCATTAGCGGTAAAAATATTCACGCAATTGAATCAATTGACACCGGCCACTAAATTATCGTTGAAGCATTTTTCAGTTATGGTGACCAATGATAGTCACGAATTGCCAGACAAGAAGGGCAGTTTTGTAAAAAAATTGTTAGTTGATTGGTATCAAGCAATGATAGATGATGACTTGACCACGATGACGAGTCAAGAAATAGACGAGGCAGCGTTTAGTTTCAATAATCTGATTGAACCAAATACCGATACTCAGTTTAATAATTTTATCGTTAATCAGCAATTGCAAAAATTTAGTATTTTTTCACGCTACAATTTACAACATGCAATGATTGCAACACCAAATAATCAAGCAATCTGGATTATTGAAAATAAGGCGTATGCAGAAGAATTAATGTATCAGTATCCAGAAAAATCAATTATCACTGCGAGTGGTTCGTTACCACATCTTGTGGGGCAAATGATTAATCGGTTAGCTAAGTTGCACGTAAAGGTTTACTATTCAGGTGATTTAGATGTAAATGGAATTAATCTCGCAATGATTGCAAAACAACAAGTGCCAACGCTGGAGTTTCTGGGGATGTCAGCCGCTGCATTTGAAGCCGCACCGATATACCTAGCGCAGAATAGTGATGTTAAATTGAAATACGATTTAGCTACTGAAACGAGTTTAAAAGGCTTATATGAGCAAATTATCAAAACTAAACAAATTGTGGAACAAGAAACGTTATCCGAAATTTATGAACTTCAATTAAACACGAATCACAATAAAACGAGAAAGGAGGAACAAAATGGTAGGACAGTTTAA
- a CDS encoding AI-2E family transporter produces the protein MVNQKQSWFYKWIINNKFISVLSGALLLLLIIFMLDKVHFIFKPLSELFGAVGAPVIIAGVFYYLLNPLVDKLQFKYHVKRWITITVEFVILTGLVVWGLAVAIPALSEQVNQFLKHWPQYWSNLNTVADDVLHDPRVEPIQDWLVQQNDNIAKYLQKLTSGYASGAVGSVTGLVGHISGFFITLVTFPFILFYLLKDGHDLPFYMAKFFPKATQKSFIHVLGEINQQVANYIRGQLIVAFAVAVMFSIGYAVIGLPFGWVIGIAAGFLNLIPFLGSFLAMIPAIVVALFISPWMLVKVLIIFMIEQTLEGKVISPKVLGDNLKIHPVTVIVVLLSAGNIFGIMGVIFGIPGYAVAKVLISHFYTWWQSNSEFFSPEERDQIRSERQLKMDESAIEIDGIKNPEVTDK, from the coding sequence ATGGTGAATCAAAAACAATCTTGGTTTTATAAATGGATTATCAATAATAAATTTATTAGTGTCCTTTCAGGAGCTTTGCTGCTACTCCTAATCATCTTCATGTTAGACAAGGTACACTTTATCTTTAAGCCACTCTCAGAATTGTTTGGGGCGGTGGGTGCGCCAGTAATTATTGCTGGCGTATTCTACTATCTATTGAATCCGCTAGTTGATAAATTGCAATTTAAGTATCATGTGAAGCGTTGGATTACGATTACAGTTGAATTTGTGATTTTGACGGGATTAGTTGTCTGGGGATTAGCGGTAGCGATTCCAGCTTTGTCCGAACAAGTTAATCAATTTTTGAAACATTGGCCTCAATATTGGAGCAATTTAAATACCGTTGCTGATGATGTTTTGCATGATCCACGGGTTGAGCCGATTCAAGATTGGCTAGTGCAACAAAACGACAACATCGCGAAATATTTACAAAAATTAACATCGGGATATGCAAGTGGTGCGGTCGGTTCAGTAACCGGATTAGTTGGGCACATTAGTGGGTTCTTTATCACACTGGTGACATTCCCATTTATTTTGTTCTATTTGTTAAAAGATGGTCACGATTTACCATTTTATATGGCCAAATTTTTCCCAAAAGCAACACAAAAATCATTCATCCATGTGTTGGGTGAAATCAATCAACAAGTTGCCAACTATATTCGTGGCCAACTAATTGTTGCCTTTGCGGTTGCCGTGATGTTTTCAATTGGTTACGCCGTGATTGGCTTGCCATTCGGTTGGGTGATTGGGATTGCCGCTGGATTCTTGAACTTGATTCCATTCTTGGGTTCATTCTTAGCCATGATTCCAGCAATTGTAGTTGCATTGTTTATTTCACCTTGGATGTTAGTCAAAGTCTTAATTATTTTCATGATTGAACAAACGCTTGAAGGTAAGGTGATTTCGCCTAAAGTATTGGGTGATAATTTAAAAATTCACCCAGTGACCGTGATTGTCGTGTTATTATCGGCTGGAAATATTTTCGGTATCATGGGAGTCATCTTTGGAATTCCCGGCTATGCTGTAGCTAAAGTGTTAATTTCCCACTTCTATACATGGTGGCAAAGTAATTCCGAATTTTTCTCACCGGAAGAACGCGATCAAATTCGTTCAGAACGGCAACTAAAAATGGATGAAAGTGCAATTGAAATTGACGGTATTAAAAATCCAGAAGTTACAGATAAATAA
- a CDS encoding DUF805 domain-containing protein: MITMGQAWKNYWKQYVGFKGQATRAEYWWMQLISGLITIVIFILLLATGASIIIGLFGGDKPHVGSIVPFIIVAVLAGLWGLANVLPTFALIARRWQDAGFKIWHWLVLGVLVPIILSAISNVLTTNGNHGGLSSFVTFLTVIVGIFSFVVSVLPTKVNNN; the protein is encoded by the coding sequence ATGATTACAATGGGACAAGCATGGAAAAATTATTGGAAACAATATGTTGGTTTTAAAGGCCAAGCAACACGGGCAGAATACTGGTGGATGCAATTGATTAGTGGTTTGATTACAATTGTTATTTTCATTTTATTATTGGCTACAGGCGCATCGATTATCATTGGTTTGTTTGGCGGTGATAAGCCACATGTTGGCTCAATCGTACCATTTATCATTGTTGCGGTTTTGGCAGGGCTGTGGGGGTTGGCTAACGTGTTACCAACCTTTGCATTGATTGCACGTCGTTGGCAAGACGCCGGTTTTAAAATCTGGCACTGGTTAGTACTTGGGGTACTTGTACCAATTATTTTAAGCGCAATTTCTAATGTGTTAACAACTAATGGTAATCATGGTGGTTTGAGTAGTTTTGTTACCTTTCTCACGGTGATTGTTGGTATTTTTAGTTTCGTTGTTTCAGTATTACCAACAAAAGTAAATAATAATTAG
- a CDS encoding transposase: MKQYFLGFSLANRKRVKHVVMDMNAQYASFIKFLFPNAEIIIDGFHIAQRIGNALDSVRKNIQKRIDDKQNNRAYKIMKSQWKIFHMMYEDLEKTKPYYMRGINEYLTQEQAIGIVFDEYPEFGQVWTAYQEIMKAMHNKDLSGFEDIITHYTIMGNDMDSAISTFAKNYKGIQNSITSNYSNGRVEGMNHKIKQLKRNSCGYKNMAHLLWRIRQIF; encoded by the coding sequence ATCAAACAATATTTTCTTGGATTTTCACTAGCTAATCGGAAGCGTGTTAAGCACGTTGTCATGGATATGAACGCTCAATACGCCAGTTTCATTAAGTTCTTATTTCCGAACGCAGAAATCATTATCGACGGCTTCCATATCGCTCAGCGTATCGGTAACGCCTTGGATAGTGTTCGTAAGAACATTCAAAAACGCATTGATGATAAACAAAATAATCGAGCCTATAAAATCATGAAGAGTCAATGGAAAATCTTCCACATGATGTATGAGGATCTCGAAAAAACGAAACCTTATTACATGCGTGGAATTAATGAATATCTAACACAAGAACAAGCGATTGGCATCGTCTTCGACGAATATCCTGAATTTGGTCAGGTTTGGACTGCATATCAGGAAATTATGAAAGCAATGCATAACAAAGATTTATCAGGTTTCGAAGACATCATCACTCATTACACGATTATGGGAAACGATATGGACAGCGCAATTTCGACTTTCGCCAAGAATTATAAGGGAATTCAAAACAGCATCACCTCGAACTATTCAAATGGACGTGTTGAAGGTATGAACCACAAAATCAAACAGCTTAAACGTAACTCGTGTGGTTACAAAAATATGGCTCACTTACTCTGGCGAATCCGTCAGATTTTTTAA
- a CDS encoding lactonase family protein, which translates to MQEKILFGTYTKKTSKGIYEAILDTDKKALIEPTLVAEIGNPTYLTTSKANKLYSVDKHGSEGGVVVFDNATRPATKLSEHIIDAAPAYVAVDEDRQLLYAGYYHTGVVEVLKIDGDKLTLTDSVTNVGSGPRPEQGSAHVHFTNLTPDNRLVVVDLGSDKVDVYDVSAEGKLSLVSTYVTAAGFGPRHIRFSPDGKHAYLLGELSSLMSVLEYDATSGSFKLVETVSTKPADWTEHNGTAAIRITKDGKFIYASNRGHNSIVVFAVSEDGAKAEQIQLISTEGEFPRDFALNATEAFLVVANQDTDNVSLFERDATTGKLTLLQKDFAIPEGVRVHFEG; encoded by the coding sequence ATGCAAGAAAAAATTCTCTTTGGTACTTACACAAAAAAGACTTCAAAAGGTATCTACGAAGCAATTCTTGATACTGACAAGAAAGCACTGATTGAACCAACTTTGGTCGCTGAAATCGGTAACCCTACCTATTTAACAACTTCTAAAGCCAACAAACTTTATTCAGTTGATAAACACGGTTCTGAAGGTGGTGTTGTGGTTTTCGATAACGCGACGCGCCCTGCTACTAAGTTGAGCGAACACATCATTGATGCTGCCCCTGCTTATGTAGCAGTTGATGAAGATCGCCAACTCCTCTACGCTGGCTACTACCACACTGGCGTTGTGGAAGTATTAAAAATTGACGGCGACAAATTAACTTTGACTGACTCAGTTACTAACGTTGGTTCAGGCCCTCGTCCCGAACAAGGTTCAGCCCACGTTCACTTCACTAACTTAACACCTGACAATCGCCTTGTCGTTGTTGATCTTGGATCTGATAAAGTTGATGTCTATGACGTTTCTGCTGAAGGTAAATTAAGCTTGGTATCAACTTACGTTACTGCAGCTGGTTTTGGTCCTCGTCACATCCGTTTCAGCCCAGATGGCAAGCACGCTTACTTACTCGGCGAACTTTCATCATTGATGTCAGTCCTCGAATATGATGCAACCAGTGGTTCATTTAAACTCGTTGAAACAGTTTCAACGAAGCCAGCTGACTGGACTGAACACAACGGAACTGCTGCCATTCGTATCACCAAAGACGGTAAATTCATCTACGCTTCTAACCGTGGACACAACTCAATTGTGGTCTTCGCTGTTAGTGAAGATGGTGCCAAAGCAGAACAAATCCAATTAATCTCAACTGAAGGTGAATTCCCACGTGATTTTGCCTTGAATGCCACTGAAGCATTCTTAGTTGTTGCTAACCAAGACACTGACAATGTTTCATTATTTGAACGTGATGCAACTACTGGTAAATTAACATTACTCCAAAAAGATTTTGCCATCCCTGAAGGTGTCCGCGTCCACTTTGAAGGTTAA
- a CDS encoding tRNA (cytidine(34)-2'-O)-methyltransferase: MSKNHIVLFEPLMPANTGNIARTAAGTDTALHLIEPLGFSTDDKMMKRAGLDYWDKVDITYHKNLPAFMATLGENDELFLVSKFAEKSYHQVDYTNPDHDYYFLFGKETTGLPENFMRANPGKAIRIPQDDTHIRSLNLANTAAIVIYETLRQQDFPNLETTHLYDNDKVKD; encoded by the coding sequence ATGTCTAAAAATCATATTGTCTTATTTGAACCACTGATGCCAGCGAATACTGGAAATATTGCCCGAACGGCGGCTGGAACTGATACAGCGTTACACCTAATCGAACCATTGGGTTTCTCTACTGATGACAAGATGATGAAGCGGGCTGGTTTGGACTATTGGGACAAAGTTGATATTACTTACCACAAGAACTTACCTGCATTCATGGCAACCCTTGGTGAAAATGATGAATTGTTCTTAGTATCTAAGTTTGCCGAAAAGAGTTATCACCAAGTTGACTATACCAATCCGGATCATGATTACTATTTCTTGTTCGGTAAGGAAACCACTGGCTTGCCTGAAAATTTCATGCGGGCTAATCCTGGGAAAGCTATTCGAATTCCCCAAGACGATACGCACATTCGGAGCTTGAACTTAGCTAACACGGCAGCAATCGTGATTTATGAAACTTTACGGCAACAAGATTTTCCTAACCTTGAAACGACGCACTTGTACGACAATGACAAGGTTAAGGACTAA
- a CDS encoding methyltransferase domain-containing protein, which translates to MKKIDQGIQFIEQHLALFRCPSCGQPYDHIDGYSLTCVNGHSLDVSKKGTLYFLNHAVNTEYDDGMLAARRRVLQAGLFDGIVDAVSAALPSEAQTILDVGTGEGTPFVRLLNGRDNRDTAIGFDISKAGVNLATQLDTEAFFAVADLANLPFADDAFSSVIEFFSPSAYAEFNRVLAPGGTIVKVVPGPFYLRELREMLYPEGSSKHTYDNGRVVELFKEHYPDATSTEVSYEWTIPSDLYADLLHMTPLHWGARPEAQQAAENTPLTTITVNVVVLTTKNDVKGK; encoded by the coding sequence ATGAAAAAAATTGATCAAGGTATTCAGTTTATTGAACAACACTTGGCGTTGTTTCGCTGTCCCAGTTGTGGGCAACCATACGACCATATTGACGGGTATTCGCTAACTTGTGTGAATGGTCATAGTCTTGATGTTTCCAAAAAAGGAACGTTGTATTTCTTGAACCATGCGGTCAATACTGAATATGATGATGGTATGTTAGCAGCGCGCCGGCGTGTGCTGCAAGCTGGGCTATTCGATGGCATTGTTGATGCTGTTAGTGCCGCTTTGCCAAGTGAAGCCCAAACTATTTTGGATGTCGGTACTGGTGAAGGAACCCCGTTTGTCCGTTTATTAAATGGTCGTGATAACCGCGATACTGCGATTGGTTTTGATATTAGTAAGGCCGGTGTTAACTTGGCCACACAACTGGATACGGAGGCTTTTTTTGCAGTTGCTGATTTGGCTAATTTGCCATTTGCTGATGACGCATTTAGCAGTGTGATTGAATTCTTCTCGCCTAGTGCATATGCGGAATTTAACCGTGTTTTAGCTCCAGGGGGAACAATTGTAAAAGTTGTGCCCGGTCCGTTTTATTTGCGTGAATTACGCGAAATGCTATATCCTGAAGGCTCAAGCAAACACACGTATGATAATGGTCGCGTGGTCGAGCTGTTTAAGGAACACTACCCAGATGCTACGAGCACGGAAGTCAGTTATGAATGGACAATTCCTAGTGACTTATATGCTGACTTGCTGCATATGACACCACTTCACTGGGGGGCGCGTCCAGAAGCTCAACAGGCGGCGGAAAATACGCCACTGACTACAATTACAGTAAATGTTGTCGTTTTAACAACCAAAAACGACGTGAAAGGGAAGTAA